One genomic region from Nitrospirota bacterium encodes:
- a CDS encoding putative metal-binding motif-containing protein yields the protein DSIKYMNNTSVPITLIESDNQSWADNPSIAVGPSGELHVVYLKSNNAAPWSASIMYMNKTCPDSDGDGYSSDIDCDDSNAAINPGVTEIPNDGIDNDCNPATPVAVVSGSGMNYPVPGFSATMSVNVNDSNLSAGNLKYSYTRQKISLISTSITGISATGGTASVTGAGSMNGIAGYTFTATITDGSPDGMGIEVRKPDGTLYFREPSAGGTRAILRWGFNITGQ from the coding sequence CGACTCGATAAAGTATATGAACAACACATCTGTACCAATTACTCTTATTGAAAGCGATAACCAGTCATGGGCTGACAATCCATCCATAGCGGTTGGTCCAAGCGGAGAGCTTCATGTGGTATATCTAAAGAGTAATAATGCAGCTCCATGGTCAGCTTCGATTATGTACATGAATAAAACCTGCCCGGATTCAGATGGTGACGGTTATTCATCCGATATAGACTGCGATGATAGCAACGCTGCTATCAACCCCGGCGTAACTGAAATCCCTAATGACGGTATTGACAATGACTGCAATCCTGCAACGCCTGTTGCGGTTGTCTCAGGCTCCGGCATGAATTATCCGGTGCCCGGTTTCAGCGCAACAATGAGTGTAAATGTAAACGACTCAAATCTGTCGGCAGGCAATCTAAAATATTCCTATACCCGTCAGAAGATCAGCCTGATAAGCACATCGATTACCGGCATATCAGCGACAGGCGGCACCGCAAGTGTAACAGGCGCAGGCTCTATGAACGGGATCGCAGGTTATACATTTACAGCAACAATAACAGACGGCAGTCCTGACGGGATGGGCATAGAGGTCCGCAAGCCGGATGGGACTCTTTATTTCAGAGAGCCGTCGGCAGGCGGAACAAGAGCTATATTGAGATGGGGATTTAATATAACGGGACAGTAG